From Desulfobacterales bacterium, one genomic window encodes:
- a CDS encoding DEAD/DEAH box helicase, protein MNFQTFKFHPAVAAGVTAAGFTAPTPIQKQAMPPVMAGKDVMGLAQTGTGKTAAFALPILNRLMAGKRGTTRALIVAPTRELAEQIHEAITLLGQKTGLKSIAIYGGVAIGPQIKSARRADIIVACPGRLLDHIGRKTVDLSALEVLVLDEADHMFDMGFLPDIRRILKQIPAKRQTLLFSATMPEEIRHLAGESLVDPVTVKVGITAPVETVSHALFPVAQHQKTPLLLELLQQTRTDSVLVFTRTKHRAKRLGEQLSRAGYRAASLQGNLSQNRRQDAINGFRDGTYQIMVATDIAARGIDIANVSHVINYDIPNTADAYIHRIGRTGRAAHTGEAYTMITDEDTQMVRAIDRVMGAKVERQTLPDFNYEAAAAKANQPPRPAGQKPSNRQPAGSKPKHSRSAPAKKRRA, encoded by the coding sequence ATGAATTTTCAAACATTTAAGTTCCATCCTGCTGTCGCGGCGGGCGTAACCGCCGCCGGATTCACCGCGCCCACCCCCATCCAAAAACAGGCAATGCCTCCGGTCATGGCCGGAAAAGACGTCATGGGCCTGGCCCAGACGGGTACCGGCAAAACCGCGGCTTTCGCGCTGCCGATTTTAAACCGCCTGATGGCGGGCAAACGCGGCACCACCCGGGCCCTGATCGTGGCGCCCACCCGGGAACTGGCCGAACAGATCCACGAAGCGATAACCCTGCTGGGACAAAAAACCGGCCTGAAAAGCATCGCCATCTACGGGGGCGTGGCCATCGGCCCGCAGATCAAATCAGCCCGCCGGGCCGATATCATCGTGGCCTGTCCCGGCCGGCTGCTTGACCATATCGGCCGGAAAACGGTTGACCTTTCGGCCCTGGAAGTACTCGTCCTGGATGAGGCCGATCATATGTTCGACATGGGGTTTCTGCCCGATATCCGCCGCATCCTGAAACAGATACCGGCAAAGCGTCAGACCCTTCTTTTTTCGGCCACCATGCCCGAAGAAATCCGGCACCTGGCAGGGGAGAGCCTGGTCGATCCGGTCACCGTAAAAGTCGGGATCACCGCCCCGGTCGAAACGGTTTCCCATGCGCTTTTTCCTGTAGCCCAGCACCAGAAGACGCCGCTTCTGCTTGAACTACTTCAGCAGACCCGGACCGATTCGGTCCTCGTCTTCACCCGTACCAAGCACCGGGCCAAGCGCCTCGGCGAGCAGCTCAGCCGGGCCGGCTACCGGGCGGCATCGCTTCAGGGCAATCTTTCCCAGAACCGGCGGCAGGATGCCATTAACGGTTTCCGCGACGGGACCTACCAGATCATGGTGGCCACTGACATTGCCGCGCGGGGCATCGATATTGCCAACGTATCCCACGTGATCAATTACGACATCCCCAACACGGCGGATGCCTATATCCACCGAATCGGACGGACCGGCCGCGCTGCGCACACAGGCGAGGCCTACACCATGATCACCGATGAAGATACCCAGATGGTCCGGGCCATCGACCGGGTCATGGGCGCAAAGGTTGAACGCCAGACCCTGCCGGATTTCAATTACGAAGCCGCAGCCGCAAAAGCAAACCAGCCCCCGCGACCTGCCGGGCAGAAACCGTCAAACCGCCAACCTGCGGGCTCAAAACCGAAGCACAGCCGATCCGCGCCGGCGAAAAAACGCAGAGCTTAA
- a CDS encoding UPF0182 family protein, whose protein sequence is MTNPYENGSSGGGPTQPPFRLEDLDFFRLTRMVKFLCLGLIVLAVLAGLNWARGFYTDWLWFSGLGHEQVLFVRVTTQIWLYLLGLLVFACLVVPNFYAACRNTAHYQWKPGNELSQDKYAAARRLMVWLGILAIVILAIFLAGYPAARWESFLRFFNSVAFNEIDPIFKRDLSFYVFTLPVLGFLRNWLLGMLVVVVLITGGFYYLSASLKGERFSFEGRFRTHILILGALFFALIAAGHWLGRYDLLFSKTGTVFGVGYTDHKILLPALTVLTFVALATGAMLFLAALRSGGYRLIAIGIGMWLILSLLGTTALPGLVQRLQVEPSELAREREYLAKNIAYTRKAYGLEDMIRKNHPARGEVRAETIDENQGTIQNLRFWDEGPLLQSYNQIQFFRLYYDFLSVQTDRYTVDGDLRQVMLSTRELSSEKLPTEAQRWVNRHLQFTHGYGVAISPVTEVAEGGRPEFFLRDLPPAGKIALDRPEIYYGLKSLPFAIVNSDMKEFNYPGKDGPVYTHYKGKGGVALSSFFRRLLYAWQFKDLNILISGEIHEDSRIQYRRTVAERFAAVSPFLGRDGEAYTVVADGRQFFIQDAYTTSARYPYSTPWQEQFNYIRNSVKAVVDMYNGTMDYYVYDDSCPIIRTYMQIFPDLFKPADEMPGYLRDHVRYPMDMFSVQTRMLLQYHMTDPVVFYNKEDQWSVPQHAASGSTDTLRPYYIVARLPDEKKEEFLLIQPFTPDKRHNLVGWMAARMDGENYGEKILYRFPSGRHVDGPRQVEARIDNDAVISEQFTLWGQVGSEVMRGDILVIPLGQSLLYAEPVFLKPEALEFPELRRIILADSRRVVMHPMLEDSVDALVGKKATVALAVESEAELAGDETAAEPAAETAVPEEGLEAVRKGLQDAIDQLQEVADQLRDME, encoded by the coding sequence ATGACAAATCCCTATGAAAACGGGAGTTCCGGCGGCGGCCCTACACAGCCGCCATTCCGTCTGGAAGACCTGGATTTTTTCCGGCTGACCCGGATGGTCAAATTCCTATGCCTGGGGTTGATTGTGCTGGCTGTCCTTGCGGGCTTAAACTGGGCCCGGGGGTTTTACACGGACTGGCTCTGGTTTTCCGGCCTGGGCCATGAGCAGGTGCTGTTTGTCCGCGTGACCACACAGATCTGGCTATACCTGCTCGGCCTCCTGGTGTTTGCTTGCCTGGTGGTGCCCAATTTTTATGCCGCCTGCCGGAACACGGCCCATTATCAATGGAAGCCGGGCAATGAGCTTTCCCAGGACAAATACGCGGCTGCCCGGCGCCTGATGGTATGGCTGGGAATTCTGGCCATCGTGATCCTGGCGATCTTTCTGGCGGGCTATCCGGCCGCCCGGTGGGAGTCATTTCTGCGCTTTTTCAACAGTGTCGCCTTTAATGAAATCGATCCGATTTTTAAAAGGGATCTGTCCTTCTATGTGTTCACCCTCCCGGTTTTAGGTTTCCTCAGAAACTGGCTTTTGGGCATGCTGGTGGTGGTTGTGCTGATTACCGGCGGGTTTTATTACCTCTCTGCCAGCCTGAAGGGGGAGCGCTTTTCCTTTGAAGGCCGGTTCAGAACACACATACTGATTCTGGGGGCCCTGTTCTTTGCTTTGATTGCTGCGGGGCACTGGCTCGGCCGTTATGATCTGCTTTTCTCAAAGACCGGCACGGTTTTCGGGGTAGGCTACACAGACCACAAAATTCTCCTGCCCGCCCTCACGGTGCTGACATTCGTCGCCCTGGCCACCGGGGCAATGCTCTTTCTGGCCGCCCTGCGCTCCGGGGGATACCGCTTAATCGCAATAGGTATCGGCATGTGGTTGATATTAAGCCTTCTGGGCACCACGGCGCTGCCCGGACTGGTCCAGCGCCTTCAGGTGGAACCCAGCGAACTGGCCAGGGAAAGGGAATATCTCGCCAAAAACATCGCCTATACCCGGAAGGCGTACGGGCTTGAGGACATGATTCGCAAAAACCATCCGGCGCGCGGTGAGGTCCGGGCGGAAACCATTGATGAAAATCAGGGCACCATCCAGAATCTCAGGTTCTGGGACGAAGGGCCGCTGCTTCAAAGCTATAATCAGATCCAGTTTTTCCGGCTGTATTACGATTTTTTAAGCGTTCAGACGGATCGCTATACAGTTGACGGCGATCTTCGCCAGGTCATGCTCTCAACCCGGGAACTCTCTTCAGAGAAGCTGCCGACAGAGGCCCAGCGCTGGGTCAACCGGCACCTTCAGTTCACCCACGGATACGGGGTGGCCATAAGCCCGGTGACCGAGGTGGCAGAAGGCGGACGCCCTGAATTTTTCCTCCGCGACCTGCCCCCCGCCGGCAAGATCGCGCTTGACCGGCCCGAAATTTACTACGGATTAAAAAGCCTGCCCTTTGCCATCGTCAACAGCGATATGAAGGAATTTAACTACCCGGGTAAGGACGGACCGGTCTATACCCATTACAAGGGAAAAGGCGGGGTTGCGCTCAGCTCCTTTTTCAGGCGGCTGTTGTATGCCTGGCAGTTCAAGGATTTAAATATCCTGATTTCGGGTGAGATCCACGAGGACAGCCGCATCCAGTACCGGCGGACGGTGGCCGAGCGCTTCGCCGCGGTTTCCCCGTTTCTCGGGCGGGATGGCGAAGCCTATACCGTGGTGGCAGACGGCCGGCAGTTCTTTATCCAGGACGCCTACACCACATCCGCACGCTACCCCTATTCCACGCCATGGCAGGAGCAATTCAACTACATCCGAAACAGCGTCAAGGCGGTTGTGGATATGTATAACGGCACCATGGACTACTACGTCTATGACGATTCATGCCCCATTATCCGGACATACATGCAGATATTTCCGGATCTTTTCAAGCCGGCTGATGAAATGCCCGGATACCTCCGGGACCATGTCAGATACCCCATGGACATGTTCAGCGTCCAGACCCGGATGCTTCTGCAGTACCACATGACCGACCCGGTGGTATTCTACAACAAGGAGGACCAGTGGTCCGTGCCCCAGCATGCGGCATCCGGAAGCACGGATACGCTTAGGCCCTATTACATCGTGGCCCGGCTTCCGGACGAGAAAAAAGAGGAGTTTCTCCTGATACAGCCCTTCACACCCGACAAACGCCACAACCTGGTGGGGTGGATGGCTGCGAGAATGGACGGCGAGAACTACGGCGAAAAGATCCTGTACCGCTTTCCGTCCGGACGCCACGTGGACGGACCGAGACAGGTCGAGGCCAGGATCGACAACGATGCCGTGATCTCCGAGCAGTTTACCCTCTGGGGCCAGGTGGGCTCAGAAGTCATGCGGGGGGATATTCTGGTGATACCGCTTGGCCAAAGCCTGCTGTATGCGGAACCCGTGTTTTTAAAGCCGGAAGCGCTCGAATTTCCGGAGCTGAGACGCATTATCCTCGCCGACAGCCGGCGCGTGGTGATGCACCCCATGCTGGAGGACTCGGTGGATGCGCTTGTCGGGAAAAAAGCCACGGTTGCCCTGGCGGTTGAAAGCGAGGCGGAACTCGCAGGAGATGAAACGGCGGCTGAACCGGCGGCGGAGACCGCCGTGCCTGAGGAGGGCCTGGAGGCTGTTCGCAAAGGACTGCAGGACGCCATTGACCAGTTGCAGGAAGTGGCGGACCAACTGCGTGATATGGAGTAG
- a CDS encoding toxin-antitoxin system HicB family antitoxin gives MAQKNDKYTYRVTWSEEDNEYVGLCAEFPSLSWLADTPEKALKGIRRIVAEVISDMEGNNEKIPEPIACKRYSGKFMVRIPPHVHRKLAIQAAEAGISLNRIASSKLSQ, from the coding sequence ATGGCACAAAAAAATGACAAATATACATACAGGGTGACATGGTCTGAAGAGGATAATGAATATGTTGGCTTATGCGCTGAATTTCCAAGTTTGAGCTGGTTGGCGGATACGCCTGAAAAAGCCCTAAAGGGTATACGAAGGATTGTGGCAGAAGTTATATCTGACATGGAGGGAAATAACGAAAAAATTCCTGAACCAATAGCCTGCAAGCGGTATAGTGGAAAGTTTATGGTTAGGATTCCGCCTCATGTCCATCGAAAGTTAGCTATTCAGGCTGCCGAAGCCGGTATCAGTCTTAACCGTATTGCCAGCTCAAAGCTAAGCCAATAG
- a CDS encoding four helix bundle protein has translation MTLGHERLDVYPLSIGYVAWVYEKAKGLNGVHRPARDQWLRASQSIPLNIAEGNGKTAAADRRRYFEIARGSALECAAIQDVLVVGKALDKAESRSRKDEIDRMAAMLSGLGGRGY, from the coding sequence ATGACGCTAGGACACGAGAGACTTGACGTTTACCCTCTATCGATCGGCTACGTGGCCTGGGTATACGAAAAGGCCAAGGGGTTGAACGGCGTCCATCGCCCCGCACGAGACCAATGGCTTCGGGCCAGCCAGTCGATACCGCTGAATATCGCCGAAGGTAATGGCAAGACCGCAGCAGCCGACCGAAGGCGTTATTTTGAAATCGCACGTGGCTCGGCGCTGGAGTGCGCCGCCATTCAGGATGTTTTGGTTGTCGGCAAGGCCCTTGACAAGGCCGAGAGTCGGAGCCGGAAAGACGAGATCGACCGTATGGCGGCGATGCTCAGTGGTCTGGGGGGAAGAGGATACTAG
- a CDS encoding type II toxin-antitoxin system VapC family toxin, giving the protein MKYLLDTHTWVWWNMRPQNLSRKVAKLIENEEGYDELLLSAISPWEFSKLLEKGKIGISCHPEEWISSALEMPQLRFVHLTPMIAYRSTVLPKPFHDDPADQIIVATAREEKAKILTKDKRILNYQYVQSLW; this is encoded by the coding sequence ATGAAATATCTGCTCGATACGCATACCTGGGTTTGGTGGAATATGCGCCCCCAAAATCTGTCGCGGAAAGTCGCAAAACTGATTGAAAATGAAGAAGGATATGATGAGCTTCTTTTATCTGCAATTTCACCTTGGGAATTCAGTAAGCTTCTGGAAAAAGGCAAGATTGGTATTTCCTGCCACCCTGAGGAATGGATTAGTTCCGCATTGGAAATGCCACAACTCAGATTTGTCCATCTTACACCCATGATAGCCTATCGCTCAACAGTACTTCCAAAACCTTTCCATGACGATCCAGCAGATCAGATAATTGTGGCCACTGCGAGGGAAGAGAAAGCAAAGATTCTTACAAAGGATAAAAGAATTTTAAATTATCAATATGTTCAGAGTCTTTGGTAA
- a CDS encoding type II toxin-antitoxin system prevent-host-death family antitoxin, with product MKTMAISEFKTHALKVLSEVAKSQETIVITKRGKPLAQVVPYLNSGQKPMPGKLADAFVFEKDIVTPLGEGLWEASQ from the coding sequence ATGAAGACAATGGCCATTAGTGAATTTAAGACACATGCGTTAAAGGTGCTAAGCGAGGTTGCAAAATCCCAGGAAACCATCGTCATAACGAAAAGAGGCAAGCCACTTGCTCAAGTCGTACCTTATCTTAACTCCGGACAGAAGCCGATGCCAGGCAAACTCGCGGATGCTTTTGTTTTCGAAAAGGATATAGTCACTCCGCTTGGTGAAGGATTGTGGGAAGCATCTCAATGA
- the mgtE gene encoding magnesium transporter, with amino-acid sequence MNPEPQTLASALAADFFKRYPLDAAEKFEQLPDAHASETLNAMSAADAAMLLSLINPAFAARLVRDVSHLFEISQLSDPAYLARIFARLDSETRSHCLSRLPEPVRNEIVAVLKYPEGTAGSLMTTRVVSFHPNDKIETVISRIRRLKAKNLTLIYLVDIDGRLLGRISLQDIIGAEDHETLQSLSRPTPSVNEMAPRDEVVEIVESSKLSSIPVVNADGILIGTIRHDELFDIVHEDALGDMQTMVGVSKEEKALSTAWFSVRKRMPWLSINLLTTFAAAAVVGIFENVIAQVTALAILLPVVAGQSGNTGAQALAVTMRGLSLREIRLRHKWRVLTKEGSVGFINGLSVGIMCAIAVFIWSQSLPLALVIGAAMILAMVAASLSGAAIPMLLTAMGQDPATSSSILLTTITDIVGFLSFLGLAALFGQYLI; translated from the coding sequence ATGAATCCTGAGCCCCAGACCCTGGCCAGCGCTCTGGCTGCAGATTTTTTTAAGAGATATCCGCTGGATGCGGCTGAAAAGTTTGAGCAGTTGCCCGACGCGCATGCAAGCGAGACCTTGAATGCAATGTCAGCTGCAGATGCAGCGATGCTGCTTTCTTTGATCAATCCCGCTTTTGCCGCAAGACTGGTAAGAGACGTCTCCCATCTTTTTGAAATCTCCCAGCTTTCGGATCCGGCTTACCTCGCCCGCATTTTTGCCAGGCTTGACAGTGAAACCAGATCCCATTGTCTTAGCCGGCTGCCGGAGCCTGTGCGCAATGAGATTGTAGCGGTTTTGAAATATCCTGAAGGGACGGCCGGCAGCCTTATGACAACCCGGGTGGTCAGTTTCCACCCCAACGATAAGATTGAAACGGTTATCAGCAGAATCAGGCGCCTTAAGGCAAAAAATCTGACGCTGATCTACCTGGTGGATATAGACGGCAGGCTGCTGGGCCGAATCTCTCTTCAGGATATAATCGGTGCCGAGGATCATGAAACACTGCAGTCCCTGTCCCGCCCGACACCGAGTGTAAATGAGATGGCACCACGCGATGAAGTTGTGGAAATTGTCGAGTCAAGCAAGCTGTCATCAATCCCGGTAGTCAATGCTGACGGAATACTGATTGGGACAATTCGCCACGATGAGCTCTTCGATATTGTGCACGAAGATGCGCTGGGAGACATGCAAACGATGGTCGGGGTCAGCAAGGAAGAAAAGGCCCTTTCCACGGCCTGGTTCTCGGTACGAAAACGAATGCCGTGGCTGTCCATAAACCTGCTTACCACCTTTGCGGCCGCAGCGGTTGTCGGTATATTTGAAAACGTCATAGCGCAGGTAACGGCTCTTGCCATATTGCTGCCGGTGGTCGCCGGACAGTCCGGAAATACCGGAGCGCAGGCCCTGGCTGTGACGATGCGCGGTTTATCACTCAGAGAAATCCGCTTGCGTCATAAATGGCGTGTTTTAACCAAAGAGGGATCGGTCGGATTTATCAACGGTCTGTCAGTTGGTATTATGTGCGCAATAGCCGTTTTTATATGGAGTCAATCCCTGCCGCTTGCACTGGTGATTGGAGCGGCCATGATCCTTGCCATGGTGGCGGCAAGCCTGTCCGGTGCAGCCATTCCGATGCTTCTGACTGCTATGGGGCAGGATCCAGCGACAAGTTCATCCATATTATTGACAACGATTACCGACATTGTGGGTTTTTTAAGTTTTCTTGGCCTTGCCGCCCTTTTTGGTCAGTATCTGATCTAA